Within the Bacteroidota bacterium genome, the region CGCGTGCGGGTCGCTGGCGAGGACGCGGCCGTCGTCGTCCATGCGGAGGGCCGCATAGAGCGCCTTGCCACCCGGCGCCGCGGCGATGTCGCGGATCGTCTCGCCAGGCTGTGGATCGAGGAGGCGCACGACCAGCCCGGCGGCCTCGTCCTGCACGGCCCACGTCCCATCGGCCAGCCACCCCTTGCGCACAACGGGTTGCAGCCGCTCCGCGCGCACGAAATCGTCGAGGTAGGGCGACGGCTCCCAGTCGAAACCCTGCCCCTCGCCCAAGTCGGCGCCGAGTTGCGTCAGCATCGCGTGGCCTTCGGCGACGGTGTGGCGCTGCGTGTTGAGGCGGAGGCTGTAGGTCGGCGGCGCGTTGTCGGCGAGCAGCAGCGCCTCAGTGTCGCCGGTGCCGAAGCGGGCGAGCCAGCGGCGGACGAGCCACGTCGGGTGCGAGTGCCGCACGGCGAGGTCGCGCGCCGCCTTGCCGGTGTCGGGCTGCGGGAGGGCGCCCCGGCGGCGGTCGGCGGTGCGCAGGATCGCGTTGACGAGCTTCGATGCGCCGGGGTTGACAGCCGCTCGTGCGAGGGCGACGGCCTCGTTGACCGCGGCGTGCGGCGGCGTCTCCTCGACGAGCAGGTCGAAGAGCCCGAGGCGGAGCACGTCGCGAAGGTCGGGTTCGAGCGTGGCCGGGTTGCCGTGGTAGAGGTGCGCGAGGAGGAAGTCGAGCCAGCGCCGGTGGCGCGTCACGCCCGCCGCGTAGCCCACGGCCTGCCCCGAGGCGCGCGCGTCGGCTGCGTCGTCGTTGTCCAGGGCGGAGCCATTCGGGTCGAGACGGTCGGCGTAGGCCCCGTCGCGGATGCGGGCGAGGAGGCGAAGGGCGTCGCGGCGGGCAGGATCGACGGGCACTGGGGTGTAGGTATGTAGTTGGGGAGGGCAACCGAACAGAGTAGGGTACGCCGAGGGCCCAACTATCGCCGCGCGGTGAATCCGACCAGAATCCTCGCCCAGCGCCGTCAACACCGAGCGCTAAGGAGAACGATCTTGTGCCCCGCTGCTCTGCTCTCATCCCTTGCCGTTCCCCCTCCCCGGTGCGCGCTGATCTCCACACCCACACCACCGCGTCCGACGGGCGGCTCTCCCCGCCAGGGCTCGTCGAGAAAGCGGCCCTCCGCGGGATCGAGCGGCTCTCGATCACGGACCACGACACCGTGGCGGCCTACCCGCTCGCGCGGATCGCTGCGCAGCGGCTGGGCGTGGCGCTGCTGCCCGGCGTCGAGCTGTCGGTGCAGGTCGACGACCGTGACATTCATCTGCTCGCCTACGGGTTCGACCTCGCCAATCCGGCGCTCGCGACGGCGCTGGAGGCCTATCGGCGGAAGCGCGTCGAGCGGGCTGAGGCTATCGTGGACCGGCTTGCCGGACTCGGCCACCGGCTGCGTCTGGAGCGCGTGCACTACCACGCCAAGGGCGAGGTCGTCGGACGGCCGCACATCGCCAAGGCGATGCTCGAAGCGGGCCTCGTGTCCACGTTCGGCGAGGCGTTCGACCGCTTCCTCGGCACGACGGCCCCGGCCTACGTGCCTAAGACCGACCAGCCCGCCTCGGAGATGATCGCGCTCGTCCACGCGGCGGGCGGCGTGACGGTCCTCGCCCACCCTGGCATCGCGCTCGATGAGACCATCGCCGCGATGCTGGTGGCCGACGGCCTCGACGGCGTGGAGGTGGTGCACCCGGCACACGACCCGATGGCGGAGCGCCGCTGGGCCGCCTTCGCCGCGCGCCACGACCTCCTCACAACGGGCGGCTCGGACTACCACGGCTTCGGCACCTTCGAGGACGACAGCTTCGGCCGCTACGCCCCCGACCCCGCCTGGGTCGCCCGCCTCCTCGGCGCTGTCGCCCACCCCGACGTGATCGTCTGACGTGATCGTCTGACATAGTGGCTTAGAAGCCCATTGGGCGTGGCTAGTCCTCCAGCCCGGTCAGCTTCTCGAACGTGATCGGCGCGTTGCCCTCGCGGATCACGGCGGCGAACCGCGCGGCGTCCTCCATCACGGCCTTGATCGCGGCATCGTCCATTCCGCGCTGGCGCAGCTCGGCGGCGAACTGCTCAACGTCGTAGTCGCCTGCCTCGAAGAGTTGCGCGAGCGTGTAGACGCGCGGCAGCTCCTTCCCGCGCCAGACGAGCGCCGCGACCTCCCCATCGCGGCGGAGGAATTCCATCGTGCTCTCGTCGCCCGACTGGAATTCGCCGTTCACAACGCGGTAGTCGTACGCCTTCGGATAGTACCTCCGCGGCTCGAAGACGTACTGCACGCGCGGGAGCCAGTCGCCGTCGTAGTCGTCCTCGAACTGGACGAAGCGGCCGTCGCGGATGACGTAGAGCTTGCGCCCGTCGGAGTAGATGCCCTCGTAGTCGTCGGCGGCGACGGGCGCTCCGGTGGGGGCGGCGTTGGGCGGCGGCGGCGGCTCGGGGAGCGTCAGGCCGCGGATCACTTCCGCGAAGCGCGGCGAGCCACCGCCCGCGCCGCGCCACTGGTTGCCAGGTCGGAAGGCTGCGTCGGCGAACGCGGCATCGTCGAGGCGCGCGGCGACCTGCTCCGGCGTCCAGCCTTCCAGGTCAACGACCTCCTGCACCGCGTCGTCCACGTCGAGGCCGAACAGCGTGAGGAGGTCGCGCAGCGTGGCGACAGACTCGCACGGCTCGTCCTGGAGCAGTAGCGTCCCGTCGGCGAAATCGACCGCGCTGTTGCCGGAGTTGAAGGCCCCATCGCGCGTTTGGTAGCCGCCGCCGCTCCGTTGGCGCAGTTCGTCGTCAAACGGGAAGTCGTCGGCGTTGAAGAGCTGATAGGTGGTCCACTGCTGGTCGGCGCGGGTGCCCGTGCCGACGGTCCCGATCCAGACGACGTAGCGCTCGTCGCCGTCGAGGTTGCAGCCGTAGAAGCCCTCGTAGGGGTCGGGGGACGTTGAGGTGGCAGGGGCGCTGAGCATCCCCAGCGCGAGGAGGAAGGCAAGCATGGGGCGGGCTAGCGGGTGGACGAGATCGGGTAGAAGAAGGCGCGGTTGAGCCCTTCCAGGAAGGCGGTCGCCTCGGTGCCTGCGCGCACCTGGTCGCCGACGGGGACGAACTGCCCGCCGCGCACCTCGAAGGGGATCGTCTCGCGGAAGTCGCCGCCGTTGAAGTCGTCGGCCTTGACCACGCGGCGGATCTCGTAGGTGCCGTCGTTCATGTCGCCGCGGTGGATGCGTGACTCGGCATGGCTGGAGTTGGGCCGCTCGACCGCCTCGAAGGTCTGCGTGGCGATGGTGAGGCCGTCCGACGAGACGCCGCTGTCGGTGACGGTGCGGCCGATGAGGCGACCGTCGCGGCGCAGCTCATAGCGGACCTGCTCGAAGACGAGCCGCTCGCGGTCAGCGTCCATGAGTTGGTCGTAGTAGTTCCACTGGAGGTGCGGCTGGCGGCCGGTGGCGTCGTCCTCGTAGTCCACGAAGCCGTGCGTCATCCAGAGGCCGTCCACGGCGAAGCGCGGCGGCGTGTCGGCGTAGGGGTCGCTCGACGTGATGCGGACGACGCGGAACGGGAAGCGCGTGATGACCTCGCCGCCGTGCTCGATGTCGAGCGTGTAGGCGCCGGACTCTTCGAAGACAGGTTCTTCGCTGGTGCGGCGCGCGGTGGGTAGCCCGAAGCGCCCGCCGCCGCCTGAGTCCTTGCGGAAGATGCGGGCGGTGCGCGTGCCGTCGCGCTGGCCTTTGTAGCCCCGCTCGAAGACGATGTCGCCGTTTGCGTCGCGGACGATGGCCTTGGCGCGGTCGCCCCGCGGGAAGGCGATCGTGAAGCGCGGCAGGCTGAAGCGCCCGGTGCCGTCGTCCACCTTCAGGGCATCGAGGAGGACCTGCGTGACGGCGGCCGAGGGGAGGTCTTGCGCCTGCGCCGGGAGCGCGAGGAGCAAAATGAGAGCGAGGAGAGCACGAGGCATGGTGGGTCCGGCTTGAGGAGCACAAAAAGAGCGCACTCATGGTACCGGGTACCCTATGTGCGACCCATGGTCCGAAGGATGCAATCCCACCGGTCCGAATGGCGAAAACTCGGAACCGGACTCGCTTGCCTCACGCGGGGAGTGCCTGCCGCAGCCACCGTAGCCAGTTGCCGCCGAGGAAGCCGGCGCGCGCTGCCTCGGGCACGGCGTCGCCGAGCTTTGCGAAGTCGGCCCCGCGCTCGATGCCGAAGGGCGTTTCCTGCTTGCCGAAGCCCCCGTCGAAGTCGCTCCCGATGCCGAGACGGTCCCAGCCGAGGCGCCCTGCGAGGTGCGCCGCCTGGGTGCGCACATCGTCCAGCGTGACGCTCTCCTCCGGGTCGTCGCGCGCCACGCCGTTCTTCACGAACGGGTTGCCGAGGACCACACCCACCACCGCGTCCCGCTCTGCGAGCGCGTCGAGCATGGCGTCGGTGAGGTGGCGGTCGGTAGGGACGAGCGCGGCGGCGTTGCTGTGGCTCGCGCAGACGTGCGCGGGGTTCGTGCTCGCATCGAGGACGTCGAGCGCGTCCCAGACGGCGTCGTGGGCGAGGTGGCTCGCGTCAAGCGCCACGCCCGCCTCGGTCATCGCGCGGACGAGCTCCCGCCCTATCTCTGTGAGCGGACCGGGCGCGAAAGTCCCGCCCGAATACCGCGTCCGCTGCCACGCTGGGCCGACGAGCCGGACGCCGCGCTCGACCCACCACGGCAGTTCGTCGGGCGTGCGGATCGGGTCGGCGCCTTCCATGAGCAGCACGAGCCCTGTGGTGCGGTCACCCTCGGCCCACGCTGCCTCGTGTGCGGCGAGTTCGGTCTGCGAGCGGAGGATGCGCAGCCAGCCGTCGTCCTCCCAGCGGCGGTAGACGTCCAGTTGCTCGACGCCCTTCGCGTGCGCCTCGTCGGGCGTGCGGTACATCAGCGCCTTCTGCTTCGCCGTGAGCGGCTTGCGAGCACCCGGCCGCTTCGCGTGATGCCGCAGCGTGAAAATCGTCCCGAAGACGATGCCGACGCCTGCCCCTTGCAGTTCGGGCAGCGTGACCATCACTTCTTGCGCCGCTTTCGCCTCGGCGGCGCGCAGGCCGGGCACAGTCCGCGTCAGGTCCCGGCCGTGCGCAACGACGTTGAAGGCGAGGTCGAGGTGGGCGTCGATATACATGCGTGGGGGCTGTCGGCGTTCGGCTGTCGGCTATCTGGAAATCCGTCTCGCTCGTGTCATCCTGAGCGTAGGTCCGCAGGACCGAAGCCGAAGAGCTTGCCCTCGCGAACGCGGGGGATCTGCGGGTCAGCGTTCAGGTTTGTCCGGAGCGCCGAGACGGACAGAGATCCTTCGGCGCGCTGCGCTCGCTCAGGATGACATGCGTAGGGGAAGGGGTGCGTCGTGGACGGATTGTGCTACCCCGCCGGTCCCAGTAGGAAATCCATCGCGAAGTGTAGGCGGTCGCGCCAGGCGATCTCGGAGTGGCCCGCGCCCTGATCCTCGACGTAGCAGAAGTCGTGGTGGCGGCGGTAGCCCTTCGACAGGATCAGTTCGCGGAGGCGGCGCACGTCGGCGACGGTCTGCGCGCCCTCCTTCGTCCCCACGTCGAGGTAGATGCGACCGGCGTGCTTCGGCGTCTCGCGGACGATGGGGAAGATCGCGCGGTCGGCGAACCAAAGCGACGGGCTCATCACGCCCGCATGGCCGAACACGTCGGGGCGCTTCAGGAAGGCGTAGAGGCTGATGAGCCCCCCCATCGACGAGCCCGCCACGATGGTGTCCAGCGGCCCCGTGCGCGTGCGGAAGTCGGCATCGATGCGCGGCTTCACGGTCTCAGTGAGGAAGGCGACGTAGGTCTCGCCGCGCCCGCCGCGCTCCTGCTGGTCCTTGACGGGGCTGTACTCGTGGATGCGGTCGACGCCCGTGTTCGGTACACCCACGACGATGGCCTCGCGGCCCGTGACGGCGAGCGCATCCATCGTATTGTCGACCTGCCACTCGCCCGCGAACGCGGTCGCGTCGTCGAAGAGGTTCTGGCCGTCGTGCATGTAGACGACCGGGTAGCGGCGGTCTGGCTCGGTGTGGTAGGACGGCGGGAGGTAGACGAGCAGGTCGCGGTGGTTGCCGAGGCGGGGGCTGTGGATCTCGGGTAGCCGCCACAGGTCGCCGACGACGGTGTGGTAGCCATCGTCGTCCGGGTAGGACTTCCAGCCGAGCGCGACGAGGTCAGGAGCAGGGGTGAGGGTAGGCACGGCACTCAGGTAGGCAAAGGGGCCGAAGTTTAAGAATTGAATGCGCTTCTCATCGTTCTGTCGTCACTCCTCCATTCATCGGTTCGCGCGTGCGGAGTATGTTGCACGCGCGAAGATAGCGCCGCCTTTTTGCGCGGCCTCGTCTGCGTCCACCCCTCGTCCCCACACCCGCCGACTTACGCCTCATGCACCGCGAATACCACAGCTGGCACAGCCCCTCGCTCGGGCGCACCATGGAGACGCTCGTCTTCGGCCACGCCGGGGCGCGCGTCGTTGTCTTCCCGACCTCGCAGGGCCGCTTCTACGAGTGGCAAGACCGCGGCATGACCGATGCCCTCGGGGACCACCTCCGCAACGGCTGGATCCAGCTCTACTGCGTGGACAGCGTCGACGCCGACAGCTGGTACGCCCGCTGGAAGCACCCTGCCGACCGCGCCCACCGGCAGGAGGACTACGAGCGCTACCTCCTGCACGAGTTGCTGCCGTTCAGCTACCACAAGAACCCGAACGACTTCCTCATCATGACGGGTGCAAGCTTTGGCGCCTTCCATGCCATCGACTTCACGCTGCGCTACCCGCAACTCGTCGGGCGCGTGATCGGGATGAGCGGGCTCTACGACATCCGCATGTTCTCGGACGGCTACTACGGCAACGAGCTCTACCGCCACAACCCGTCGCACTACGCGATGGATATGCACGACCACGGCCACCTCGAAGCGCTCCGCCACACTGACATCATCCTCGCCACCGGCAGCGACGACTCGTTCCGCGAAAACAACGAGCACCTCTCTCGCGTCCTCTGGGAGAAGGGCGTCGGCAATGCACTGCGCCTGTGGGACGGCTGGGCGCACGACTGGCCCTACTGGCACCAGATGATCCGCACCTACATCGGCGGATCAGACTGACCCCTACAGCTTCACTTCTCTCTTTTCTAGCTTATCGCCACGTATCTCATGCCTAAGAAAGTCGGATTGATCGTCGGCCGCGAGTGGTCGTTCCCGCCCGCCTTCATCGAAGAGGTCAACAACCGCGACGCGGACGTGGTCGCCGAGTTCGTCAAGATTGGCGCGCCGCACATGGACGCGCCGCTGGAGTACGACGTCATCATCGACCGCATCTCGCACGAGGTACCGTTCTACCGGACCGTCCTCAAGCAGGCCGTCCTCGCCGGGACGACGGTCATCAACAACCCGTTCATGTGGACGGCCGACGACAAGTTCTTCGGGGCGGCGCTGGCCACCAAGCTCGGCATCGCGCACCCGAAGACGGTCGTGCTGCCCAACAAGGAGTACGTCCCCGGCATCGTCCACGACGAGTCGCTGCGCAACCTCGAGTATCCGCTCGACTGGGACGCCATCCTGGACTACATCGGCCTGCCATGCATCTTCAAGGACGCTCACGGCGGCGGCTGGAAAGAGGTCTACGTCTGCCGCTCGAAGGAGGAGCTCATCGGGCACTACAACAACGCGGGGCTGCTCACGATGGTGCTCCAGGAGTTCATCGAGTGGGAGCACTTCGTGCGCTGCATCTGCCTGGGCCAGGACACGATCCTGCCGATCAAGTACGACCCCCGCGAGCGGCGCTACCATGTCGAGCACGACCACATGAGCCCCGAGCTCGGCGCGCGCGTCGTCGCAGACGCCACGAAGCTCTGCACGGCGCTCGGCTACGACATGAACTCGATGGAGTTCGCCGTCCGCGACGGCGTCCCCTACGCCATCGACTTCATGAACCCGGCGCCGGACATGGACATCAACTCGCTCACGCCGCACTACTTCGAGTGGGTCGTGCAGCACATGGCCGACCTCGCCATCGACCGCGCGCTCAACCCGCGTCCGCAGCTCCGTGAGCTCCGCTGGAACGAACTCATCGCCGCACCCCTGGCCGACCCAGCCCCCGCGAAGAAGGCCCCCGCGAAGAAGGCCCCCGCCATGGAACCCACGACGGTGAAACCCACGACGGTGACCAAGAAGACGGCTGCCAAGACCACCGTGGCTGAGAAGACCACCGTGGCCAAGAAAACCACCGCGCGCAAGACGACCGCGAAGAAGTCGGAGTAGCCCGCCCGGACGCCTCCCCCCGTTCTCATCGTCTCCGCGTCTGATGACGCTCCGCTCTTCGAACTGTCCCCCTCACGCGTGAGGGGGACAGCCCCGCGACTCCTCGCTAGAGGAGCGGGGCGGGGGGAGCCGGATTGCTATCCACCCAGCCACCCAGCCACCTATGGCCATCCAGGCCGCCATCGACGCCTACCATACGCTGCTCACCGACGACGACCTCGCCGGGGCGTCGCAGGACCAGCTCGACGACCAGCTCCGCCGCCGGGGCCTCTTCTTCGGCGAGCGCCCGCTGTGCAGCGTGCTGCGGCCCCGCTTCATGACGCCGGGGCAATACAAATTCCTGAAGCGCCGCACCGCCGTCCTGCTGCGCGCCTTCGGCAAGGTCTACCGCGCCGCCATCGCTGACACGGTCTTCCGCAAACAGTTCAAGCTCACCGACTGGGAGGAGGCGCTCGTCCAGCACGACCACGGCTTCGCGACGGCCAGCCCCGTCTCGCGCCTCGATGCATTCTTCGTGTCGGAGCGCGGCGGGATGAAGATCACCGAGTACAACGCCGAGACGCCCGCCGCCGCGGCCTACAACGACCACCTCGCAGCGATCTTCTTCGGGCTGCCGGTGATGCGGGAGTACCTGAAGCAATACGAGGTCCGCTCGCAGCCGTCGCGCCATAGCGTGCTCCACGCGCTGGTGAGCGCCTACCAGCAGGCGACCGGGCGCAAGCGGCATCGTCCGACCATTGCCATCGTGGACTGGCGGGAGGTGCCGACCTACTCGGAGTTCGTGATCTCGAAGGACTACTTCGAGGCGCTGGGCTTCAAGTGCGTCATCGCCGATCCGCGCGAGGTGGAGTACCGCGGCGGCAAGCTCTTCGCAGGCGGCATCCCCATCGACGTGATCTACAAGCGCGTCCTCATCTCTGAACTCGTCGAGCGCGGCGGGATGGACCACCCCATCGTGCGCGCCGTGATCGCGGGCGACGTGGTGATGGTGAACTCGTTCCGCTGCAAGATCCTCCACAAGAAGGCGAGCCTCGCCGTGCTGAGCGACGAGCGCAACGACAGCCTCTTCACCGCGACCGAGCGCGAGGCCATCGAGGCGCACGTGCCGTGGACGCGCGTGGTCGAGGAGCGTACGACCATGTTCAAGGGTCTGCTCATCGACCTCATCCCGTATGCAGCGAAGAACAAGGACCACCTCGTCCTCAAGCCCAACGACGAGTACGGCGGCACCGGCATCGTGCTCGGCTGGGAAGTCGACGACGCCCGCTGGCAGGCCGCGCTCAAAGAGGCCCTCGCGGAGCCGTTCATCATCCAGGACCGCATCCACCTCCCGCACGAGACCTACCCGAGCCTCGTCGACGGGGCCGCCGCCTTCCACGACCGCATCATCGACACCGCCCCGTTCGCCTTCTACGGCGACTACATGGACGGCTGCCTCACCCGCCTCTCCACCGACTCGCTCGTCAACGTGACCTCCGGCGGCGGCTCCAGCCTCGCGACGTTCGTGGTCGAAAAACGCTAGCGCGACTCCTCACTCTCACACCCCTAGCCCTATGAAAGCCCCGTCCCTTACCATCGGCGTCGAGGAGGAGTACCAAATCATCGACCCCGAGACGCGCGAACTGCGGTCGTACATCACCGAGATTCTCGACGACGACCGGATGATCCTCGGCGAGATCAAGCCCGAGCTGCACCAGTCGATGGTCGAGATCGGCACGCAGGTGTGCAACACGCCGGGCGATGTGCGCGCCGAGCTAACGCGGCTGCGCGGCACGGTGATGGAGCTCGCCGACCGCAAGGGGCTCAAGGTCGTGGCCGCCGGGACGCACCCGTTCTCTAGCTGGCAGGACCAGGAGATCACGCCGCTGGAGCGCTACATCGGCGTGCGCGAGGACATGCAGGACGTGGCGCACCAGCTGCTCATCTTCGGCACGCACGTCCACATCGGCATCGAGGACAACGAGTTCCTCATCGACGCGATGAACGTGGCGCGCTACTTCATGCCGCACCT harbors:
- a CDS encoding alpha/beta hydrolase-fold protein translates to MHREYHSWHSPSLGRTMETLVFGHAGARVVVFPTSQGRFYEWQDRGMTDALGDHLRNGWIQLYCVDSVDADSWYARWKHPADRAHRQEDYERYLLHELLPFSYHKNPNDFLIMTGASFGAFHAIDFTLRYPQLVGRVIGMSGLYDIRMFSDGYYGNELYRHNPSHYAMDMHDHGHLEALRHTDIILATGSDDSFRENNEHLSRVLWEKGVGNALRLWDGWAHDWPYWHQMIRTYIGGSD
- the rsmB gene encoding 16S rRNA (cytosine(967)-C(5))-methyltransferase RsmB, producing MPVDPARRDALRLLARIRDGAYADRLDPNGSALDNDDAADARASGQAVGYAAGVTRHRRWLDFLLAHLYHGNPATLEPDLRDVLRLGLFDLLVEETPPHAAVNEAVALARAAVNPGASKLVNAILRTADRRRGALPQPDTGKAARDLAVRHSHPTWLVRRWLARFGTGDTEALLLADNAPPTYSLRLNTQRHTVAEGHAMLTQLGADLGEGQGFDWEPSPYLDDFVRAERLQPVVRKGWLADGTWAVQDEAAGLVVRLLDPQPGETIRDIAAAPGGKALYAALRMDDDGRVLASDPHAARTGLIERAATAHGLTSVDTQAIEAQTLAAQPDVELADRALLDAPCSGTGVLAKRADLRWRRTLDDLDTLVALQDDLLDAAAALVKPGGVLVYATCSIEPEENAERIRRFLADRPDFALEDAAPYVPAAMRTEDGFYAALPHVHGTDGAFGARLRKVG
- a CDS encoding membrane dipeptidase produces the protein MYIDAHLDLAFNVVAHGRDLTRTVPGLRAAEAKAAQEVMVTLPELQGAGVGIVFGTIFTLRHHAKRPGARKPLTAKQKALMYRTPDEAHAKGVEQLDVYRRWEDDGWLRILRSQTELAAHEAAWAEGDRTTGLVLLMEGADPIRTPDELPWWVERGVRLVGPAWQRTRYSGGTFAPGPLTEIGRELVRAMTEAGVALDASHLAHDAVWDALDVLDASTNPAHVCASHSNAAALVPTDRHLTDAMLDALAERDAVVGVVLGNPFVKNGVARDDPEESVTLDDVRTQAAHLAGRLGWDRLGIGSDFDGGFGKQETPFGIERGADFAKLGDAVPEAARAGFLGGNWLRWLRQALPA
- a CDS encoding alpha/beta hydrolase-fold protein encodes the protein MPTLTPAPDLVALGWKSYPDDDGYHTVVGDLWRLPEIHSPRLGNHRDLLVYLPPSYHTEPDRRYPVVYMHDGQNLFDDATAFAGEWQVDNTMDALAVTGREAIVVGVPNTGVDRIHEYSPVKDQQERGGRGETYVAFLTETVKPRIDADFRTRTGPLDTIVAGSSMGGLISLYAFLKRPDVFGHAGVMSPSLWFADRAIFPIVRETPKHAGRIYLDVGTKEGAQTVADVRRLRELILSKGYRRHHDFCYVEDQGAGHSEIAWRDRLHFAMDFLLGPAG
- a CDS encoding PHP domain-containing protein, with the protein product MRADLHTHTTASDGRLSPPGLVEKAALRGIERLSITDHDTVAAYPLARIAAQRLGVALLPGVELSVQVDDRDIHLLAYGFDLANPALATALEAYRRKRVERAEAIVDRLAGLGHRLRLERVHYHAKGEVVGRPHIAKAMLEAGLVSTFGEAFDRFLGTTAPAYVPKTDQPASEMIALVHAAGGVTVLAHPGIALDETIAAMLVADGLDGVEVVHPAHDPMAERRWAAFAARHDLLTTGGSDYHGFGTFEDDSFGRYAPDPAWVARLLGAVAHPDVIV